The genomic window TTTCGTCCAATATGTCATGCGTGTAGCAGCAAGGCACAGCGCATTTACCGCCATGACAAACGATCTTTGCGGGATCTGAATCCTGGTTCAGTTCGCGTATGGATAAATTGTTCGTATCGTAAGATTGCCTGTGAGCCGTACAATAGAATCGTAGTTGAAGACTTAGGGTTTTTTCAACCCTACAGTCGTGTTGCGCATCGTTTAGCAGCGTATATTCACGAATTGTGTAAAGTGTTAACCGTAACCGAAGTTGCAAAACATTTTGGAATTAACTGGAAAACCGTAAAAACCATCGACAAGTTTTTTCTGGAACGACAATACGCGCAGACAGATTATCAGAATCTTCGCATACTGGCGGTAGACGAAATCTCTGTTAAGAAGGGACAGCGCTATTTGACCGTTGTTCTGGACTATCTGAGTGGCCGCGTAGTCTGGGTGGGAAAGGAAAGAACAAAAGAAACCCTGGGAACCTTCTTTGCGGGTATGACAGAGGAACAAAGGCAGGCGCTTGAGGCCATTGCCATGGATATGTGGGATCCTTATATTCATGCAGTAAAAAAGCACGTGCCTCATGTTAAGATAGTCTTTGACCTGTTTCATGTGGTTTCAAGTTTTGGTAAAGTTATTGACAAGGTGAGAAATGCTGAATATCAAAAAGCATCGAAGAAGGATAAGGACGTCATCAAGGGTTCAAAATATCTTTTGTTAAAAAATAAACGAAATATTCGCAGGAAAAAACACCGAGAACATCTCAAACAGCTCTTGTCGCTTAATGAAACCATAAATACCATTCTGATTCTTAAAGATAAACTCAAACATATTTGGACCTATACCTCACGGACGTGGGCGAGAAAAGCCATTGATGAATGGAGCCTCCTGGCGAAAACGCTCAACTATTCTGTCGTGAATACGTTTGCAAATATGCTTACAAAATACCGCTACGGAATCTTGAATCACTGTGATTATAAAATTCATACCAGTAAACTCGAAGGGGTTAATAATAAGATCAAAGTTATCAAAAGAAAAGCTTATGGATTTCATGACGAACGGTACTTTTCATTAAAAATTATACAAGCTTTTGCAAACTAATTGGGAGAAGAACCCCTTTTCAGCGGGTAAGAATTACGCAGCAAACTGTTTTTCCTGATGCTGAGATATCTCAGCTTACTGCCGTGCCCGATGAACGATTTCACCCAATATGTCATGCGTGTGGCAGCAAGGCACAGCGCATTTACCGTCATGACAAACGATCTTTGCGGGATCTGAATCCTGGTTCAGTTCGCGTATGGATAAATTGTTCGTATCGTAAGATAGCCTGTGAGTCATGCAATCGAATTGTAGTTGAAGACTTGGGTTTTTTTCAACCCTACAGTCGTGTTACGCATCGTTTAGCAG from Candidatus Brocadia sp. includes these protein-coding regions:
- a CDS encoding ISL3 family transposase yields the protein MSTLSILPYFPFQRVRITKQTVFPDAEISQLTAVPDERFRPICHACSSKAQRIYRHDKRSLRDLNPGSVRVWINCSYRKIACEPYNRIVVEDLGFFQPYSRVAHRLAAYIHELCKVLTVTEVAKHFGINWKTVKTIDKFFLERQYAQTDYQNLRILAVDEISVKKGQRYLTVVLDYLSGRVVWVGKERTKETLGTFFAGMTEEQRQALEAIAMDMWDPYIHAVKKHVPHVKIVFDLFHVVSSFGKVIDKVRNAEYQKASKKDKDVIKGSKYLLLKNKRNIRRKKHREHLKQLLSLNETINTILILKDKLKHIWTYTSRTWARKAIDEWSLLAKTLNYSVVNTFANMLTKYRYGILNHCDYKIHTSKLEGVNNKIKVIKRKAYGFHDERYFSLKIIQAFAN